The Hyphomonadaceae bacterium ML37 genome includes a region encoding these proteins:
- a CDS encoding methyl-accepting chemotaxis protein produces MTRLQTVRARALRVLFAAQCAFTLVYLAAGLVIDPTKALAGTLILAAITALAGLSWRAAPDAWTTRAVFAAAMMACPAALTFLLSGHAWQIDMHMTFFAALAAVTVLVDWRALLAAAATAAVHHLVLNFALPAAVFPDGGDVWRVVFHAVVVVAQTALLIWLARGVARALGEADAALSQSETARAQADGLLAADRTRQEEITRSRETIASVSSAFEQSVTAVLTDLQAASGELGQLAGQLRTDAGATRTSAEGAAGQARDTSAHVEAVASAAQELAASIAEVTRTLSAADEISIRAETEAGRAGGSMEELHNAAREIEDIAELVSAIAEQTNLLALNATIEAARAGDAGRGFAVVASEVKQLAVQTARATGDIRSKIEAMRTAAASANSALTGIARTISDIREASSSARNAFAEQSCATDEIARLAADAAGSTARVGEEAGAVTGAAARADEAAARFEDAARGLASAADRLGEELVQFRGRLTDAA; encoded by the coding sequence ATGACCCGCCTTCAGACTGTCCGCGCCCGCGCCCTGCGCGTCCTGTTCGCCGCCCAGTGCGCTTTTACGCTGGTATATCTGGCCGCAGGCCTGGTCATCGACCCGACGAAAGCGCTGGCCGGCACGCTGATCCTGGCCGCCATCACCGCGCTGGCCGGCCTGTCCTGGCGGGCGGCGCCGGACGCCTGGACAACGCGCGCGGTGTTCGCCGCCGCCATGATGGCCTGCCCGGCCGCCCTGACCTTCCTGCTCAGCGGACATGCCTGGCAGATCGACATGCACATGACCTTCTTCGCCGCGCTGGCCGCCGTCACCGTGCTGGTGGACTGGCGCGCCCTGCTGGCCGCGGCGGCGACGGCGGCCGTGCACCATCTGGTGCTGAATTTCGCCCTGCCCGCCGCCGTGTTTCCCGACGGGGGCGATGTGTGGCGCGTGGTGTTCCACGCGGTGGTGGTGGTCGCCCAGACCGCATTGCTGATCTGGCTGGCGCGCGGCGTGGCCCGCGCGCTGGGCGAGGCCGATGCGGCGCTCAGCCAGTCGGAAACCGCCCGCGCGCAAGCCGACGGCCTGCTGGCCGCCGACCGCACGCGTCAGGAGGAGATCACCCGCTCGCGCGAGACCATCGCGTCAGTGTCCAGCGCCTTTGAGCAAAGCGTCACCGCCGTCCTCACCGATCTTCAGGCCGCCTCGGGCGAGCTGGGCCAGCTCGCCGGTCAGCTGCGCACGGATGCGGGCGCCACGCGCACCAGCGCCGAAGGCGCCGCCGGTCAGGCGCGCGACACCAGCGCCCATGTGGAGGCCGTGGCCTCCGCGGCTCAGGAGCTCGCCGCCTCTATCGCCGAAGTGACCCGCACCTTGAGCGCCGCCGACGAGATTTCCATCCGCGCCGAGACCGAAGCCGGCCGCGCCGGCGGCTCCATGGAGGAGCTGCACAATGCCGCGCGCGAAATCGAGGACATCGCCGAACTGGTCAGCGCCATCGCCGAACAGACCAATCTTCTGGCGCTGAACGCCACCATCGAAGCGGCGCGCGCTGGCGATGCCGGGCGCGGCTTTGCCGTGGTGGCCAGCGAGGTCAAGCAGCTGGCGGTCCAGACCGCCCGCGCCACCGGCGATATCCGCAGCAAGATCGAAGCGATGCGTACGGCGGCCGCCTCCGCCAACAGCGCCCTCACCGGCATTGCCCGCACCATTTCCGACATCCGCGAAGCCTCCTCCAGCGCGCGCAACGCCTTCGCCGAACAGTCCTGCGCCACTGATGAGATCGCCCGCCTGGCCGCCGACGCGGCAGGCTCCACCGCCCGCGTGGGCGAAGAGGCCGGCGCCGTCACCGGCGCAGCGGCCCGCGCCGACGAGGCCGCCGCCCGGTTCGAGGACGCCGCGCGGGGCCTCGCCTCAGCGGCTGACCGTCTGGGCGAGGAGCTGGTTCAGTTCCGCGGGCGCCTCACCGACGCGGCCTGA
- the htpX gene encoding zinc metalloprotease HtpX yields MTANGLRTFMLLAAMTALFMGVGYLIGGAVGAILALGVAAAMNLFAFWNADKIVLRMHGAREILPEERDPRLHQYASDTARLAESAGMPVPRIFIIDNPQPNAFATGRNLNNAAVAATTGLLAQLNRQEVMGVMAHELAHVKMRDTLTMTVTATIAGAIGFLANFALFFGGGRERGGIIAALALAILAPIAASLVQMAISRAREYEADRVGAEICGQPQWLAGALEKIERGARRTINESAERNPATAHMFIINPLNGQGADNLFSTHPATANRIARLRELGGSAPTPPAGPWGHHGPWGGSVDGDDAPRGGFGGPWG; encoded by the coding sequence ATGACTGCAAACGGTTTGAGGACCTTCATGCTGCTGGCGGCGATGACCGCCCTGTTCATGGGGGTGGGGTATCTGATCGGCGGCGCCGTGGGCGCGATCCTGGCGCTGGGCGTGGCGGCGGCGATGAATCTGTTTGCGTTCTGGAACGCCGACAAGATCGTGCTGCGCATGCATGGCGCGCGTGAAATCCTGCCCGAGGAGCGCGATCCGCGCCTGCATCAATACGCGTCCGACACCGCGCGCCTGGCCGAAAGCGCCGGCATGCCGGTGCCGCGCATTTTCATCATCGACAACCCCCAGCCCAACGCCTTCGCCACGGGCCGCAATCTCAATAACGCCGCCGTGGCCGCCACCACGGGCCTGCTGGCCCAGCTCAACCGGCAGGAGGTCATGGGTGTGATGGCCCATGAGCTTGCCCACGTGAAAATGCGCGACACCCTGACCATGACTGTGACCGCCACCATTGCGGGCGCCATCGGCTTCCTGGCCAATTTCGCCCTCTTCTTCGGCGGCGGGCGCGAGCGCGGCGGAATTATCGCGGCGCTGGCGCTGGCCATCCTGGCGCCGATTGCCGCGAGCCTGGTCCAGATGGCGATCTCGCGCGCCCGCGAATATGAGGCCGACCGCGTCGGCGCAGAGATTTGCGGCCAGCCCCAATGGCTCGCCGGCGCGCTGGAGAAGATCGAGCGCGGCGCGCGGCGCACCATCAATGAAAGCGCCGAACGCAACCCGGCCACCGCCCACATGTTCATCATCAACCCGCTCAACGGCCAGGGCGCGGACAATCTGTTCTCCACCCACCCGGCGACCGCCAACCGGATCGCCCGCCTGCGCGAGCTGGGCGGCTCGGCCCCCACCCCGCCCGCCGGGCCCTGGGGCCATCATGGTCCCTGGGGCGGATCGGTCGACGGCGATGACGCGCCGCGTGGCGGATTTGGAGGGCCCTGGGGTTGA
- a CDS encoding DUF1674 domain-containing protein, whose protein sequence is MEHKPLSPAAQRALAEAEARRAASELEAAPETELETELGGPKGPEPTRYGDWEKKGIAHDF, encoded by the coding sequence ATGGAACATAAACCGCTGAGCCCGGCGGCCCAGCGCGCGCTGGCCGAGGCCGAGGCGCGGCGCGCAGCTTCTGAGCTCGAAGCGGCGCCCGAGACCGAGCTCGAGACCGAGCTGGGGGGGCCCAAAGGGCCTGAACCCACGCGCTATGGCGACTGGGAGAAAAAGGGCATCGCCCACGATTTCTGA